One segment of Castanea sativa cultivar Marrone di Chiusa Pesio chromosome 3, ASM4071231v1 DNA contains the following:
- the LOC142626971 gene encoding uncharacterized protein LOC142626971 isoform X3, which translates to MSRELVMMVTWQRSGLLKNISTQSASLISLKHPASKHVEQIEELHPNMVVQDAGSCNLYIYACLVMSLIGSLLTMLVVSFFFLQTHVSAPSSGSYVAFGSRIYNSILLY; encoded by the exons ATGTCAAGGGAGTTGGTG ATGATGGTAACTTGGCAAAGAAGTGGTCTACTAAAGAACATCTCTACCCAATCTGCAAGCTTGATCAGTCTAAA GCATCCTGCTTCCAAACATGTTGAACAGATTGAGGAACTTCATCCTAATATGGTTGTACag GATGCTGGATCAtgcaacttatatatatatgcat GTCTGGTAATGTCATTGATTGGATCTTTGCTCACAATGCTtgtagtaagttttttttttctgcaaacTCATGTGTCTGCTCCTTCTAGTGGTAGTTATGTTGCATTTGGTTCAAGGATATataattctattttattatattaa
- the LOC142626971 gene encoding uncharacterized protein LOC142626971 isoform X1 encodes MSRELVMMVTWQRSGLLKNISTQSASLISLKHPASKHVEQIEELHPNMVVQDAGSCNLYIYACLVMSLIGSLLTMLVFQGRMLKALVVAAIARLMKLKMKTVLFQVYRRHSARKNEMMSFSY; translated from the exons ATGTCAAGGGAGTTGGTG ATGATGGTAACTTGGCAAAGAAGTGGTCTACTAAAGAACATCTCTACCCAATCTGCAAGCTTGATCAGTCTAAA GCATCCTGCTTCCAAACATGTTGAACAGATTGAGGAACTTCATCCTAATATGGTTGTACag GATGCTGGATCAtgcaacttatatatatatgcat GTCTGGTAATGTCATTGATTGGATCTTTGCTCACAATGCTtgta TTTCAGGGTCGAATGTTGAAAGCACTGGTAGTAGCAGCTATTGCAAGATTGATGAAATTGAAGATGAAGACAGTTCTATTCCAAGTGTACAGAAGGCACAGTGCAAGGAAGAATGAAATGATGTCGTTTAGCTATTAA
- the LOC142626971 gene encoding uncharacterized protein LOC142626971 isoform X4, with translation MSRELVMMVTWQRSGLLKNISTQSASLISLKHPASKHVEQIEELHPNMVVQDAGSCNLYIYACLVMSLIGSLLTMLVSYMIKLSFRVEC, from the exons ATGTCAAGGGAGTTGGTG ATGATGGTAACTTGGCAAAGAAGTGGTCTACTAAAGAACATCTCTACCCAATCTGCAAGCTTGATCAGTCTAAA GCATCCTGCTTCCAAACATGTTGAACAGATTGAGGAACTTCATCCTAATATGGTTGTACag GATGCTGGATCAtgcaacttatatatatatgcat GTCTGGTAATGTCATTGATTGGATCTTTGCTCACAATGCTtgta TCTTATATGATTAAATTAAGTTTCAGGGTCGAATGTTGA
- the LOC142627452 gene encoding MLP-like protein 43 produces MSLKGKVGTEIEIKSPPEKYYNIFKGQAYHVPNAAPDHIQGVDVHEGDWETHGSVKIWKYTLEGKSGLVFKEKVEYDDANRSATLIGVDGDIMQEYKTFKATYQVVPKGTGSLAKLNIEYEKLREDVPAPDKYITLMVNITKGIDEHITKA; encoded by the exons ATGTCTCTGAAGGGTAAGGTGGGGActgaaatagaaataaagtCACCTCCAGAGAAGTACTACAACATCTTTAAGGGCCAAGCCTACCATGTTCCCAACGCCGCTCCTGACCATATTCAGGGGGTTGACGTTCATGAAGGTGATTGGGAGACACATGGCTCTGTCAAGATCTGGAAATATACACTGG AGGGGAAATCCGGCCTGGTTTTCAAGGAGAAGGTTGAATATGATGATGCAAACAGGTCAGCAACTCTTATTGGTGTTGATGGAGATATCATGCAGGAATACAAGACCTTTAAGGCCACCTATCAAGTTGTTCCGAAGGGTACTGGAAGCTTGGCCAAATTGAACATTGAATATGAGAAACTTAGGGAGGATGTGCCAGCTCCAGATAAGTACATCACTCTGATGGTTAATATCACCAAAGGTATTGATGAGCACATTACTAAGGCATAA
- the LOC142626971 gene encoding uncharacterized protein LOC142626971 isoform X2, with product MSRELVMMVTWQRSGLLKNISTQSASLISLKHPASKHVEQIEELHPNMVVQDAGSCNLYIYACLVMSLIGSLLTMLVGRMLKALVVAAIARLMKLKMKTVLFQVYRRHSARKNEMMSFSY from the exons ATGTCAAGGGAGTTGGTG ATGATGGTAACTTGGCAAAGAAGTGGTCTACTAAAGAACATCTCTACCCAATCTGCAAGCTTGATCAGTCTAAA GCATCCTGCTTCCAAACATGTTGAACAGATTGAGGAACTTCATCCTAATATGGTTGTACag GATGCTGGATCAtgcaacttatatatatatgcat GTCTGGTAATGTCATTGATTGGATCTTTGCTCACAATGCTtgta GGTCGAATGTTGAAAGCACTGGTAGTAGCAGCTATTGCAAGATTGATGAAATTGAAGATGAAGACAGTTCTATTCCAAGTGTACAGAAGGCACAGTGCAAGGAAGAATGAAATGATGTCGTTTAGCTATTAA